Proteins from a single region of Kluyveromyces lactis strain NRRL Y-1140 chromosome A complete sequence:
- the OST5 gene encoding dolichyl-diphosphooligosaccharide--protein glycotransferase subunit (similar to uniprot|Q92316 Saccharomyces cerevisiae YGL226C-A OST5 Zeta subunit of the oligosaccharyltransferase complex of the ER lumen, which catalyzes asparagine-linked glycosylation of newly synthesized proteins) codes for MSYETLFKLHKSSAQFQSLVPLEKQPYFAAISLLLAIAFISPLLLSSALPEEYEEKNKVKPFSVYELLKVIMLGGIGSLFFGISIVFLTNSFGVYV; via the exons ATGAGTTACGAGACATTATTT AAACTTCATAAATCTTCAGCCCAGTTCCAATCGTTGGTTCCATTGGAAAAACAACCATATTTCGCAGCTATCTCACTTCTGTTGGCAATTGCCTTTATATCTCCATTGTTACTCTCATCCGCACTTCCAGAAGAATacgaagaaaagaataaggTTAAACCTTTTTCTGTGTACGAATTACTAAAGGTTATCATGTTAGGGGGGATTGGCTCCCTATTCTTCGGTATCAGTATCGTATTTTTAACGAACTCATTTGGGGTTTACGTATGA
- the MTC3 gene encoding Mtc3p (similar to uniprot|P53077 Saccharomyces cerevisiae YGL226W), translating into MFSNSLRLSGRVLAHGRRFNSGCCEVYSPPDMSKLVQGGWLHMNRDTREEINEYLDWRMEEPWKNLDLNDKRCAYYIAYGEWGPRAKKGSKEDQIEMNGPELILKAMFSLTLFLALGFAFPNYKKDKTLQENLDKLRKSAE; encoded by the coding sequence ATGTTTTCGAACAGCTTGAGACTCTCCGGTAGAGTGCTTGCGCATGGCAGAAGATTCAACAGTGGTTGTTGTGAAGTGTATTCCCCTCCTGATATGTCAAAACTCGTACAAGGCGGTTGGTTACATATGAATAGAGATACCAGAGAAGAGATAAATGAGTACCTAGATTGGAGGATGGAAGAGCCGTGgaaaaatttggatttaAATGATAAAAGATGTGCTTACTACATCGCTTATGGAGAATGGGGACCCAGAGCCAAGAAAGGAAGTAAAGAGGACCAGATTGAAATGAACGGACCagaattgatattgaaggCAATGTTCAGTCTAACACTCTTTTTAGCATTAGGTTTTGCATTCCCCAATTACAAGAAAGACAAAACCCTTCAAGAGAATTTAGACAAGTTACGCAAGTCCGCAGAATAG
- the MXR1 gene encoding peptide-methionine-S-sulfoxide reductase (highly similar to uniprot|P40029 Saccharomyces cerevisiae YER042W MXR1 Peptide methionine sulfoxide reductase reverses the oxidation of methionine residues involved in oxidative damage repair providing resistance to oxidative stress and regulation of lifespan), translating into MATGISKTLKYNAQTDKLITFAAGCFWGTQHIFLKHFGDKIIDGKVGYSNGSESLKDKPDTVSYERVKKGDTGFAEVYQISYNPKLVSLKELVDFFFRIHDPTTVNAQGPDQGSQYRSAIFAHSEADLNELKKLKEQWQPKWNNKIVTDISLIDNFYDAEEYHQLYLDKNPAGYACPTHYIRDL; encoded by the coding sequence ATGGCTACAGGTATTTCCaagactttgaaatataacGCACAAACGGATAAGTTAATCACTTTTGCAGCTGGCTGCTTCTGGGGTACTCAACACATCTTTTTGAAGCATTTCGGGGACAAGATCATTGATGGCAAAGTTGGATATTCTAATGGATCCGAAAGTCTGAAAGACAAACCAGATACAGTTTCTTACGAACGTGTCAAGAAGGGTGATACCGGCTTCGCTGAAGTTTATCAAATCTCATACAATCCTAAGCTGGTATCTTTGAAGGAGCTTGTAGACTTCTTTTTCCGTATTCATGATCCTACTACGGTAAATGCTCAGGGCCCTGATCAAGGTAGTCAATACCGTAGTGCTATCTTTGCGCACTCAGAAGCTGATCTCAACGAGctaaaaaaattgaaagagcaGTGGCAGCCAAAatggaacaacaagatTGTTACTGATATCTCTTTGATTGATAACTTCTATGATGCTGAagaatatcatcaattgtACCTAGACAAAAATCCTGCTGGTTACGCCTGCCCAACACATTATATTAGGGATTTATAA
- the YEN1 gene encoding crossover junction endodeoxyribonuclease (weakly similar to uniprot|P40028 Saccharomyces cerevisiae YER041W YEN1 Protein of unknown function has similarity to endonuclease Rth1p potentially phosphorylated by Cdc28p), protein MGSSELWNQISQYNVPRVAFKQFVAEFVEKNGRFPRIAIDGYLWLFECGYFDEPQNKSKTLLNWLRKLKEMLHLQCFIVIIFDGTFKLDGKRRKKRKVATLWDSYWLMRSMNRFNHDSVSYVDDYIIECCKLFNIQTINAPGEGEAQCAFLQLVGQVDFVLSNDADVLSFGASKVLKNYSKHGWQDLPNSSNSPVKSKQNERFVTFVDLDIIKDWDRDRFVLFNLLVGSDYNGGVKGLGGKRAAILSKSREPDISKKLPAVLADAKFEEKAKIQHKWEEFGEDILRTIKKNGKTLFGMNLKSMNSLSRFKDWPDVTVGLFYRDPIVQNFDLSSKPTHADVKFEEVEAFMKLNGIPRFLMNFDKWFHEFLHQCFIVSYIWKHPDPFNGNYRLTEYHEVSLCDGMHQYKEVCVRFKSFLFTEIQKEVEGTPKLQNAELPSRARFAKIDSANSPRKSPAKSTILRQKYPYYMWIPTGVIPKSLLIHLDKEIAAAKTSQALRLSSKKSSPKKTRGRSLSPQKNTLDRFLNKRQRTEGPMRDLISALLQEQTNESGIEQKEDREIINPNKAGIKILNIDLIDTESEEDL, encoded by the coding sequence ATGGGATCAAGTGAATTATGGAACCAAATATCCCAGTACAACGTACCCCGTGTTGCATTTAAGCAATTTGTTGCAGAGTTTGTTGAGAAGAATGGAAGGTTCCCAAGAATTGCCATAGATGGATACTTATGGTTATTCGAATGCGGGTATTTCGATGAACCACAAAACAAATCGAAGACATTGTTAAATTGGTTAAGGAAATTAAAGGAGATGTTACATCTCCAGTGTTtcattgttattattttcgATGGTACGTTCAAGTTAGATGGAAAAAGGCGAAAAAAGCGCAAAGTCGCAACACTTTGGGACTCATACTGGTTAATGAGATCAATGAATCGATTTAATCATGACAGCGTGAGCTATGTTGATGATTATATTATAGAATGCTGCAAATTATTCAATATACAAACCATCAACGCGCCTGGAGAAGGTGAGGCTCAATGCGCGTTTTTGCAATTGGTAGGGCAGGTAGATTTTGTACTCTCGAATGATGCAGACGTATTGTCATTTGGAGCAAGCAAAGTATTAAAAAATTACTCAAAACATGGCTGGCAAGATCTCCCAAACTCCTCAAACTCTCCTGTAAAATCGAAACAGAATGAACGTTTCGTAACGTTTGTAGATTTGGATATCATAAAGGATTGGGACAGAGATAGATTTGTATTATTCAATCTTCTAGTTGGGAGCGATTATAATGGAGGAGTGAAAGGCCTCGGAGGTAAGAGGGCAGCTATATTGTCCAAAAGCAGAGAGCCAGATATTTCGAAAAAGCTTCCTGCTGTTTTAGCGGATGCTAAATTCGAAGAAAAGGCCAAAATTCAACACAAGTGGGAAGAGTTTGGGGAAGATATTCTACGAACCATAAAAAAGAACGGCAAAACGTTGTTCGGAATGAACCTTAAATCCATGAACAGTTTGTCTCGGTTTAAAGATTGGCCTGATGTTACTGTTGGACTATTTTACAGGGATCCAATAGTACAGAACTTCGATCTTTCCAGTAAACCAACACACGCTGATGTGAAATTCGAAGAGGTAGAAGCATTCATGAAACTGAACGGAATACCAAGgtttttgatgaattttgataaatGGTTTCACGAATTCTTACATCAGTGTTTCATTGTATCATACATTTGGAAACACCCAGACCCATTCAACGGTAATTATAGGCTTACAGAGTACCATGAAGTTTCGCTATGCGATGGAATGCATCAGTACAAGGAGGTATGCGTACGTTTCAAATCCTTTTTGTTTACGGAAATccaaaaagaagttgaaggGACTCCTAAATTACAAAACGCTGAATTGCCAAGCAGGGCACGATTTGCAAAGATTGACTCTGCTAACTCGCCGCGAAAATCACCTGCTAAATCTACCATTCTAAGGCAGAAATACCCATATTACATGTGGATACCAACTGGAGTAATTCCGAAATCATTGCTTATACACCTGGATAAAGAAATAGCTGCCGCAAAGACAAGCCAAGCTCTGCGGCTATCATCAAAGAAGTCTTCGCCAAAAAAGACTCGAGGAAGATCCCTATCCCCACAGAAAAATACCCTCGACAGGTTTCTAAACAAACGTCAACGCACAGAAGGTCCTATGAGAGACCTAATATCTGCGCTACtacaagaacaaacaaatGAATCGGgtattgaacaaaaagagGATCGTGAAATTATTAACCCCAACAAAGCGGGAATAAAGATCCTGAACATCGACCTTATCGATACGGAGTCTGAGGAAGATCTGTAA
- the GLN3 gene encoding nitrogen-responsive transcriptional regulator GLN3 (some similarities with uniprot|P18494 Saccharomyces cerevisiae YER040W GLN3 Transcriptional activator of genes regulated by nitrogen catabolite repression (NCR) localization and activity regulated by quality of nitrogen source), with protein MSDRGLHDPFELFASTDSGVSHEPSWNHTQFDAMLEILPENLNLDVGGLQQDTSSPVATTLKFESNTTTTTITNASMKDDGSPDVIGEEDDEGGWKTPVAEISSHNGLKSRPIDIVQSVTPSTTAGQLIGNDLNLQNGEIAQLWDFNVHEFMMTPSDHSDSATISAPSSFNSEQFTPGTTTPGFNPASSTASITNNNYNNGNNNGNNNNNNNTNSNSHFQNSWNHLLHQQHDNGPNSSSLAYQHPRLFQNNNSSQSTIKADEYQHKQPQLPRRSSSRNLLIKNDMNEDGALPLLTHTTTNLVKKNSSVKNLPTTTLPQYRRCSSSTNMQVMNGPPVNNGAKANKPPTQCYNCKTLKTPLWRRDPDGNTLCNACGLFQKLHGTMRPLSLKSDIIKKRNTKKRTKKDDKPASNMELQGQNDHSTNRGSQSPEKFQRKLSAKHTSIQPAANIYNQSALSQNSLNNLNKKTATKSRRSSTSSSTSSKSSSSRSVVPILPKPSPGSRENTLQQFQYQIQMQVSQPNSAASSPRYSNSPRFYPTSPSTGLGVSIPRRKSSRTQISQSSSFMAQSLQQLQHQQHNSSSNHTSAGISTNGSNSQASTATSQNANNLSSSTNSSSNATISAPNSWANHSLSQPQNIASPNSSRSPFELFSNPNSQPKKSHKSLLSQQLQNSSNSSSSSSSFVENASSGQQLSQTPPSHHSQTQQNFGSSVPAASPRSSYVDTLQQQRGILQYEQQQVARRKTPSTRQSNPSLFESSGSSLSKPKKENNVMDDLDWLKFGM; from the coding sequence ATGTCGGACAGGGGTCTTCATGATCCCTTCGAACTGTTCGCTAGTACAGATTCTGGCGTGAGCCATGAGCCGTCGTGGAACCATACACAGTTTGATGCCATGTTGGAGATATTGCCTGAAAATCTGAACTTGGATGTTGGGGGACTGCAACAAGACACTTCGTCTCCTGTCGCTACTACTCTGAAATTCGAATCTAatactactactactaccATTACAAATGCTTCTATGAAAGATGATGGTAGCCCCGATGTTATTGGCGAAGAGGATGATGAAGGTGGCTGGAAAACACCTGTGGCAGAAATATCATCGCATAATGGGTTGAAAAGTAGGCCGATAGATATTGTTCAAAGTGTTACACCATCAACAACTGCAGGCCAGTTAATTGGGAACGACTTGAATTTGCAAAATGGTGAAATTGCTCAACTCTGGGATTTTAATGTCCATGAATTTATGATGACGCCGAGTGATCATAGTGATTCCGCAACGATAAGTGCCCCGtcatctttcaactcaGAACAATTCACTCCAGGAACAACTACACCTGGCTTCAATCCCGCATCTAGCACGGCGTCCATAACTAATAATAATTACAATAATGGCAATAATAACGgcaacaataataataataataataccaACTCTAATTCGCATTTCCAAAACAGTTGGAATCACTTGTTACACCAGCAACATGATAATGGACCGAACAGCAGCTCTTTGGCGTACCAACACCCTAGATTATTCCAAAACAATAACTCTAGTCAGTCAACAATCAAAGCAGATGAATACCAACATAAACAACCTCAACTTCCGCGAAGAAGTAGTTCCAGAAATCTTCTTATTAAAAATGACATGAATGAAGATGGGGCTCTACCTCTACTTACACACACTACTACCAATCTTGTCAAGAAAAATTCCTCTGTGAAAAACCTTCCGACAACCACTCTACCTCAGTATAGAAGGTGTTCTTCGTCGACAAATATGCAAGTCATGAACGGACCTCCCGTGAACAATGGTGCTAAAGCAAATAAACCGCCAACGCAGTGCTATAATTGtaaaactttgaaaactcCACTTTGGAGGCGTGATCCAGATGGTAATACACTTTGTAACGCCTGCGGTTTGTTTCAAAAGTTACACGGCACAATGAGACCTTTATCGTTGAAGAGTGATATCATAAAAAAGAGGAATACCAAGAAGAGAACCAAAAAAGATGACAAACCAGCATCAAATATGGAATTACAAGGACAGAATGATCATTCCACAAATAGAGGATCACAGTCTCCTGAGAAATTTCAAAGGAAACTTTCGGCAAAGCACACTTCAATTCAGCCGGCAGCTAATATTTATAACCAATCTGCATTAAGTCAAAACTCATTGAATAATCTCAACAAGAAGACGGCAACAAAATCCAGACGTTCCTCAACTTCATCCTCAACGTCCAGCaagtcatcttcatcaagatctgttgttccaattctgCCAAAACCATCACCTGGGTCAAGGGAAAACACATTACAACAATTccaatatcaaattcaaatgcaaGTCTCTCAACCTAATAGCGCGGCATCTTCACCTAGATATTCGAATTCACCCAGGTTTTATCCAACGTCTCCTTCAACTGGTCTTGGTGTTTCAATACCCCGTCGCAAATCTTCGAGAACTCAAATATCCCagtcatcatcatttatGGCACAGTCACTACAACAGCTACAACACCAACAGCATAACTCCTCCTCAAATCATACTTCTGCAGGAATAAGCACTAACGGTAGTAACAGCCAGGCATCTACTGCAACTTCACAGAATGCGAACAATCTATCATCATCCACAAATTCTTCGAGCAACGCGACAATATCAGCACCGAATTCATGGGCCAATCATTCTCTGTCACAGCCGCAAAACATTGCATCACCCAACTCATCAAGATCACCGTTTGAGCtattttcaaatccaaaCTCCCAACCAAAGAAGTCACACAAATCTTTACTTTCCCAGCAATTACAGAATTCCTCtaattcatcttcaagCTCCTCAtcatttgttgaaaatgctTCTTCTGGTCAACAGTTGTCACAAACACCACCATCACATCATAGCCAAACACAACAAAATTTTGGCTCTTCAGTACCAGCAGCATCGCCAAGAAGCAGTTATGTAGATACCcttcaacaacaaagaGGTATACTGCAATACGAACAGCAACAAGTGGCTAGACGAAAGACTCCATCAACCAGGCAATCCAACCCTTCATTGTTCGAATCATCGGGCTCGTCTCTTTCGAAAccaaaaaaggaaaacaatGTAATGGATGATTTGGATTGGTTGAAGTTTGGCATGTAA
- the VRG4 gene encoding GDP-mannose transporter (similar to uniprot|P40107 Saccharomyces cerevisiae YGL225W VRG4 May regulate Golgi function and glycosylation in Golgi Golgi GDP-mannose transporter) codes for MSQLKVDNGPLSHVANSGPISIGAYCFSSIMMTVTNKFVVNLKGFNMNFVMLFVQAAVCVNLLFFLRLLGYAKFRPLNRTDAKNWFPITIFLVLMIYTSSKSLQYLAVPIYTIFKNLTIILIAYGEVLFFGGSVTAMELSSFLLMVLSSVVATLGDQQALKKTADAGASLFNIGYMWMFINCLSSAAFVLVMRKRIKLTNFKDFDTMFYNNILSMPVLLALSFLMEDWSTENLTKNLSRDSVTAMIISGMTAVCISYCSGWCVRVTSSTTYSMVGALNKLPIALSGLIFFDAPKNFLSIFSIFLGFLSGIVYAVAKQKKQQNPQPSAPIK; via the coding sequence ATGTCTCAATTAAAGGTTGATAATGGGCCTTTGTCCCACGTTGCAAACAGTGGACCGATCTCCATTGGTGCATATTGTTTTTCATCTATTATGATGACAGTGACTAATAAGTTTGTTGTCAATTTGAAAGGGTTCAACATGAATTTCGTCATGTTGTTTGTGCAAGCTGCCGTTTGTGTGAATTTGCTATTTTTCCTAAGACTGTTGGGTTATGCCAAGTTTAGACCTTTGAACAGAACTGATGCGAAGAACTGGTTCCCAATCACCATTTTCTTGGTCTTGATGATCTACACATCTTCCAAGTCTTTGCAATACTTGGCTGTTCCAATCTAcaccattttcaaaaatttgacCATTATCTTGATCGCTTACGGTGAAGTTTTGTTCTTCGGTGGGAGCGTGACCGCTATGGAATTGtcatctttcttgttgatGGTTCTTTCATCCGTGGTTGCTACTTTGGGAGATCAACAAGCTCTTAAGAAGACCGCAGACGCAGGCGcttctcttttcaacatcGGTTACATGTGGATGTTCATTAACTGTTTGTCTTCTGCGGCATTCGTTTTGGTGATGAGAAAGAGAATTAAGTTGACCAACTTCAAGGATTTCGATACCATGTTCTACAACAATATCTTATCCATGCCTGTTCTATTAGCCTTATCTTTCCTAATGGAAGATTGGTCCACTGAAAATTTGACCAAAAACTTGAGTAGAGATTCCGTCACTGCTATGATTATCTCTGGTATGACTGCCGTCTGTATCTCATACTGTTCCGGTTGGTGTGTCAGAGTCACTTCTTCCACAACTTACTCAATGGTTGGTGCTTTGAACAAGTTACCAATTGCTCTTTCCggtttgatcttctttgacGCTCCAAAGAACTTCTTATCCAtcttttccatctttttgGGCTTCTTGTCCGGTATTGTCTATGCTGTCgcaaaacaaaagaagcaaCAAAACCCTCAACCATCGGCTCCTATTAAATAA
- the KRE29 gene encoding Smc5-Smc6 complex subunit KRE29 (weakly similar to uniprot|P40026 Saccharomyces cerevisiae YER038C KRE29 Essential protein of unknown function heterozygous mutant shows haploinsufficiency in K1 killer toxin resistance) yields MLSNDEDEVVASSDDGLYAKIWDIRDEELDDNGKNSDHFSDPGESFLLSSDDAMLPTDRVLNNIMSSNAHIGTKRRRSTDREKLWEEWHKSLKSSMEINNMTMELKSFTDKRPDVQASQRKNSPHYDRQKQIAYSIKRNIPTSLLTELAADVSDSTVDWYFLREDPDFSVVPSRYSTFLGKRLSIPLDDLYKKFGADLRANIEYTNCPYGKLIPVETMCGLIESNNSDSVQAFKHFIKFILDRKISGNLKTKWVINMWNRFTCDKLSVYFEVTPRNFYLMHYRLTRLIPIESEIVSKLFPNDNDVITEFENLLDSQEWTSLLYFIILVLGTSALPFGPSPRMTYIKDCILDLNSQNSSKIQLSIIKAYLTVCSKITQR; encoded by the coding sequence ATGCtatcaaatgatgaagatgaagtcGTAGCGTCTTCAGATGATGGCCTATATGCCAAAATATGGGACATAAGAGATGAAGAACTAGATGATAACGGAAAAAATAGTGACCACTTCTCTGATCCTGGGGAGAGTTTCTTACTGAGCTCTGATGATGCTATGCTACCAACTGATAGAGTGTTAAACAACATCATGAGCTCCAACGCACATATAGGCACTAAAAGACGCAGAAGTACAGATCGCGAGAAACTTTGGGAAGAATGGCATAAATCGTTGAAAAGCTCAATGGAAATAAATAACATGACCATGGAGCTGAAATCATTCACGGATAAACGACCTGACGTTCAAGCTTCGCAGCGTAAGAATTCTCCTCACTATGACCGGCAGAAGCAAATAGCTTACTCAATTAAAAGAAACATACCTACATCATTGTTGACTGAATTAGCTGCTGACGTTTCGGATAGTACTGTGGACTGGTACTTTTTAAGGGAAGATCCTGATTTTAGCGTGGTACCAAGCAGATACTCAACGTTTTTGGGAAAAAGGTTAAGCATTCCTCTAGATGATCTTTACAAGAAATTCGGAGCTGATCTTCGCGCAAATATAGAGTATACAAACTGTCCTTATGGTAAATTAATTCCGGTAGAAACTATGTGCGGCCTTATCGAATCTAATAATTCGGATAGCGTTCAAGCATTTAAGCattttatcaaattcattcTTGATAGAAAAATATCGGGTAATTTAAAGACAAAATGGGTTATAAATATGTGGAATCGTTTCACTTGTGATAAATTGTCGGTATATTTCGAAGTTACTCCACGAAATTTTTATCTAATGCATTACAGGTTAACTAGATTAATACCCATTGAAAGTGAAATTGTTTCTAAACTATTTCCAAACGACAATGATGTAATCACTGAGTTCGAAAATTTACTAGATTCTCAGGAATGGACGTCTTTATTGTATTTTATTATACTTGTTTTAGGAACATCTGCATTACCGTTTGGCCCTTCACCGCGAATGACGTACATCAAAGACTGTATATTGGACTTAAATTCACAAAACTCGTCAAAAATACAATTATCGATCATAAAGGCATATCTTACAGTATGTTCAAAAATCACCCAGCGCTAG